In Bradyrhizobium sp. WD16, the genomic stretch CGGCGCCGGCGTTTCCACGGTCACGCTGACGGACGTCATCAAAGTCATTTCGGCGGCGGATCCGTCACTCGGGCAGTTACCGCAGAATCATTTCGCCACCTACGATGTGATCCGCGTGGTGGCGCCGGAGGCGCAGCAGCGGCTGTGGTCCGATCGCGTGCTGCGGGGCTATCGGCTCGGCAATGCTTTCTCCGAGGCCCGGAGCAAGAATGTTGGCGCCTTCGAGACGCGGCTGACGCGGGATGGCGACGACTATGTCGTCGATGGCGAAAAATTCTACGCGACCGGCGCACTCTTCGCGCATTTCGTTCCGGTCGGGGCGGTCGATGACGACGGCAAGGTCAACCTCGCCATTGCGCCGCGCGATGCCGACGGCCTGACCATCGTCGACAACTGGTCGGGGTTTGGCCAGCGAACGACGGCGAGCGGCACCGTCCGGCTCGACAAGGTGCGCCTCGGTGCCGACGCCATCATTCCCGCCTATCTCGGCGGCGAATCGCCATCCTCCAACGGTTCGATATCGCAGATCATCCAGGCAGCGATCGATGCCGGCATCGCGCGCGCGGCTGTCGAGACCACCATCGACTTCGTCCGCAACCATACGCGTCCCTGGATCGATAGCGGCCAGGAGAACGGCTACGAGGACGTGTTCACCATTTCGCAGATCGGCGATCTTCAAGTCCGGCTGCATGCTGCGGAAGCGCTGCTCGAGCGGGCCGGACAGGCCGTGGACGCCATTCTCGACCGCCCGACATTGGACGACGTCGCCAAAGCGGCATTTGCGGTGGCGCAGGCGAAAATTCTCACGACCGAAATCGCGATCCTCGCGACCAACAAGCTGCACGAGCTAGGCGGTACGCGCTCGACGCTTGCGCAATACAACCTGGATCGCCATTGGCGCAACGCACGGACCCACACCCTGCACGATCCTGTCCGCTGGAAATATTTCCACGTCGGCAACTACGCGCTGAACGGCGTGCATCTCCCGAACCATCCCTGGAGCTGAGCGGCGCCATGACGCAGATAGATCAAGGCTGGGGCTCAGGCCCCAGCCCGCGATACGAGACCCTGGCGGAGAGATTCCGACCGGTCTTTCGGAAG encodes the following:
- a CDS encoding SfnB family sulfur acquisition oxidoreductase, with product MNAAVAARTGEPVVPAFERHPDAHRIRSDAEAIDIARTLAADFAREAAQRDRDRRLPVAEIDRFSGSGLWAITVPKTYGGAGVSTVTLTDVIKVISAADPSLGQLPQNHFATYDVIRVVAPEAQQRLWSDRVLRGYRLGNAFSEARSKNVGAFETRLTRDGDDYVVDGEKFYATGALFAHFVPVGAVDDDGKVNLAIAPRDADGLTIVDNWSGFGQRTTASGTVRLDKVRLGADAIIPAYLGGESPSSNGSISQIIQAAIDAGIARAAVETTIDFVRNHTRPWIDSGQENGYEDVFTISQIGDLQVRLHAAEALLERAGQAVDAILDRPTLDDVAKAAFAVAQAKILTTEIAILATNKLHELGGTRSTLAQYNLDRHWRNARTHTLHDPVRWKYFHVGNYALNGVHLPNHPWS